One genomic segment of Myotis daubentonii chromosome 14, mMyoDau2.1, whole genome shotgun sequence includes these proteins:
- the ABHD14B gene encoding putative protein-lysine deacylase ABHD14B isoform X1, whose product MLGARGPCRRLWPPEGAPQHGQATSLFPAPPRFAASGPICLQSSASSRCASPRSSPGVAGGSMADVEQREGTIQVQDQSLFFREVRPGGGQAARFSVLLLHGIRFSSETWQNLGTLLRLAQAGYRAVAIDLPGLGHSKDATAPAPVGELVPSSFLAAVVDALDLGPPVVISPSLSGMYSLPFLTARGSRLRGYVPVAPICTDKISAADYARVKTSTLIVYGDQDPMGQTSFEHLKQLPNHRVLVMEGAGHPCYLDKPEEWHAGLLGFLQGLA is encoded by the exons ATGCTTGGGGCACGTGGGCCCTGCCGCCGATtgtggccaccagagggcgcccCGCAGCACGGTCAGGCCACCTCCctgttcccagcccctccccgtTTCGCTGCCTCGGGCCCCATTTGCCTCCAGTCCTCGGCTTCCTCCCGCTGTGCGAGCCCACGCAGCTCCCCAG GCGTTGCAGGCGGCAGCATGGCGGACGTGGAGCAGCGGGAGGGCACCATCCAGGTGCAGGACCAGAGCCTCTTCTTCCGGGAGGTGCGGCCGGGCGGAGGGCAGGCCGCCCGGTTCTCGGTGCTGCTGCTGCACGGGATCCGCTTCTCCTCCGAGACCTGGCAGAACCTGGGCACGCTGCTCAGGCTGGCACAGGCGGGCTACCGGGCGGTGGCCATCGACCTGCCAG gcctggggcatTCCAAGGACGCAACAGCCCCTGCCCCTGTCGGGGAGCTGGTCCCCAGCAGCTTCCTGGCCGCTGTGGTGGATGCCTTGGACCTGGGTCCCCCGGTTGTGATCAGCCCGTCTCTGAGTGGCATGTACTCGCTGCCCTTCCTCACGGCCCGTGGCTCCCGGCTCCGGGGCTATGTGCCAGTGGCCCCCATCTGCACGGATAAAATCAGTGCTGCCGACTATGCCAGAGTGAAG ACCTCAACGCTGATTGTCTATGGCGACCAGGACCCCATGGGCCAGACCAGCTTTGAGCACCTGAAGCAGCTGCCCAACCACCGCGTGCTGGTtatggagggggcggggcaccCATGTTACCTTGACAAACCCGAGGAGTGGCACGCGGGGCTGCTGGGGTTCCTGCAGGGACTGGCATGA
- the ABHD14B gene encoding putative protein-lysine deacylase ABHD14B isoform X2, with amino-acid sequence MLGARGPCRRLWPPEGAPQHGQATSLFPAPPRFAASGPICLQSSASSRCASPRSSPGLGHSKDATAPAPVGELVPSSFLAAVVDALDLGPPVVISPSLSGMYSLPFLTARGSRLRGYVPVAPICTDKISAADYARVKTSTLIVYGDQDPMGQTSFEHLKQLPNHRVLVMEGAGHPCYLDKPEEWHAGLLGFLQGLA; translated from the exons ATGCTTGGGGCACGTGGGCCCTGCCGCCGATtgtggccaccagagggcgcccCGCAGCACGGTCAGGCCACCTCCctgttcccagcccctccccgtTTCGCTGCCTCGGGCCCCATTTGCCTCCAGTCCTCGGCTTCCTCCCGCTGTGCGAGCCCACGCAGCTCCCCAG gcctggggcatTCCAAGGACGCAACAGCCCCTGCCCCTGTCGGGGAGCTGGTCCCCAGCAGCTTCCTGGCCGCTGTGGTGGATGCCTTGGACCTGGGTCCCCCGGTTGTGATCAGCCCGTCTCTGAGTGGCATGTACTCGCTGCCCTTCCTCACGGCCCGTGGCTCCCGGCTCCGGGGCTATGTGCCAGTGGCCCCCATCTGCACGGATAAAATCAGTGCTGCCGACTATGCCAGAGTGAAG ACCTCAACGCTGATTGTCTATGGCGACCAGGACCCCATGGGCCAGACCAGCTTTGAGCACCTGAAGCAGCTGCCCAACCACCGCGTGCTGGTtatggagggggcggggcaccCATGTTACCTTGACAAACCCGAGGAGTGGCACGCGGGGCTGCTGGGGTTCCTGCAGGGACTGGCATGA